One window from the genome of Deltaproteobacteria bacterium encodes:
- the lepB gene encoding signal peptidase I, which yields IALVIALVVRTLLLQAFKIPSSSMENTLLVGDHIFVNKFIYGYHIPWTKGRILRIASPKRGDIIVFVFPEDPSKDFIKRVVGTPGDVVEVRRKTVLVNGAPIAEPYTRFADGMEIEGFVRTRDNMPPVRVPDGKLFVMGDNRDRSYDSRFWGFVDMDAVIGKALFIYFSIDWHRGFPWYEAWHWPEMIRWERIGHALR from the coding sequence CGATCGCCCTCGTGATCGCGCTCGTGGTCCGCACGCTGCTTCTTCAGGCGTTCAAGATCCCCTCCAGTTCGATGGAGAACACGTTGCTCGTGGGGGACCACATCTTCGTGAACAAGTTCATCTACGGGTACCACATCCCCTGGACGAAGGGGCGGATCCTCCGGATCGCATCCCCGAAGCGGGGGGACATCATCGTGTTCGTCTTCCCCGAGGATCCGTCCAAGGATTTCATCAAGCGGGTGGTGGGAACTCCCGGAGACGTCGTGGAGGTCCGCCGGAAAACGGTCCTGGTCAACGGCGCGCCGATCGCCGAGCCGTACACGCGGTTCGCCGACGGGATGGAAATCGAGGGGTTCGTCCGCACCCGGGACAACATGCCCCCGGTGCGGGTGCCCGACGGGAAGCTGTTCGTGATGGGGGACAACCGGGACCGGTCGTACGACTCCCGCTTCTGGGGATTCGTGGACATGGACGCGGTGATCGGGAAGGCTCTCTTCATCTATTTCTCGATCGACTGGCACCGCGGATTCCCCTGGTACGAGGCGTGGCACTGGCCGGAGATGATCCGCTGGGAGCGTATCGGACACGCGCTGCGCTGA
- the pyrR gene encoding bifunctional pyr operon transcriptional regulator/uracil phosphoribosyltransferase PyrR gives MKKAAAKTILDGKGVERALSRLTHEILEKNKGASEIVLVGIASGGIPLSRVIRRKIQTIEGVDVPAGFVDITLYRDDLGKSGYQARMKRTEIPFSINEKKVILVDDVLYTGRTIRAAMDALMDFGRPRNIQLAVLVDRGHRELPIRADYVGRNVPTSRSETVEVRVEGEPDDWKVVLNETPGKGE, from the coding sequence ATGAAGAAAGCCGCCGCCAAGACCATCCTCGACGGGAAGGGAGTGGAACGTGCCCTTTCGCGCCTGACCCACGAGATCCTGGAAAAGAACAAGGGGGCCTCCGAGATCGTCCTCGTCGGGATCGCATCCGGAGGAATCCCGCTGTCGCGGGTGATCCGGAGGAAGATCCAGACGATCGAGGGTGTCGACGTTCCCGCGGGCTTCGTGGACATCACCCTCTACCGCGACGACCTCGGGAAGTCGGGGTACCAGGCCCGGATGAAGCGCACCGAGATACCGTTCTCGATCAACGAGAAGAAGGTGATCCTGGTGGACGACGTCCTCTACACCGGGCGGACGATCCGCGCCGCCATGGACGCCCTGATGGATTTCGGGCGGCCGAGGAACATCCAGCTCGCCGTCCTCGTGGACCGCGGGCACCGGGAGCTGCCCATCCGCGCGGATTACGTCGGACGGAACGTGCCGACGTCCCGGTCCGAAACCGTCGAGGTCCGGGTCGAGGGGGAACCGGACGACTGGAAGGTGGTTCTCAACGAAACGCCCGGGAAAGGGGAGTAG
- a CDS encoding aspartate carbamoyltransferase catalytic subunit: MEWRRKHVLGLADFRPEEIEFAIDTARSMEEVLTRDIKKVPALRGKTVVNLFFEPSTRTRTSFEIAGKRLSADVVNFSSSTSSITKGETLLDTARNIEAMKPGILVMRHPASGAAEFLSKHVSCSVINAGDGANEHPSQGLLDLYTILKAKGRIAGLKIAMVGDILHSRVVRSDLHSLGRMGANMWLCGPATLLPREMGRTGAILTSDIREAVHGADVVIMLRIQLERQKTSYFPSLREYSKRYGLNRAVFSHAKEDAVIMHPGPINRGVELTDELADCDRSLVLSQVESGVAVRMALLYLLAGGSHAAH; the protein is encoded by the coding sequence ATGGAATGGAGGCGGAAACACGTGCTCGGTCTGGCCGACTTCCGGCCGGAGGAGATCGAGTTCGCCATCGACACCGCGCGCTCGATGGAGGAGGTGCTCACGCGGGACATCAAGAAGGTCCCCGCGCTTCGGGGAAAGACGGTCGTGAACCTGTTCTTCGAGCCGAGCACCCGGACGCGGACCTCCTTCGAGATCGCCGGGAAGCGGCTGTCCGCGGACGTGGTGAACTTCAGCTCCTCGACGTCGAGCATCACCAAGGGGGAAACGCTCCTGGACACCGCGAGGAACATCGAGGCGATGAAGCCGGGCATCCTGGTGATGCGGCACCCCGCCTCCGGCGCCGCCGAATTCCTTTCGAAGCACGTCTCGTGCTCGGTCATCAACGCGGGCGACGGCGCCAACGAGCACCCCTCGCAAGGCCTGCTCGACCTCTACACGATCCTCAAGGCAAAGGGGAGGATCGCGGGCTTGAAGATCGCGATGGTGGGAGACATCCTCCACAGCCGCGTCGTCCGGTCGGACCTGCACTCCCTCGGGCGGATGGGAGCGAACATGTGGCTTTGCGGCCCCGCGACGCTTTTGCCCCGCGAAATGGGCCGGACCGGGGCGATCCTCACGAGCGACATCCGGGAGGCGGTCCACGGGGCCGACGTCGTGATCATGCTGAGGATCCAGCTGGAGAGGCAAAAAACATCGTATTTCCCGTCCCTTAGGGAGTATTCAAAGAGGTACGGCTTGAACAGGGCCGTGTTCTCCCACGCCAAGGAGGATGCGGTCATCATGCACCCGGGACCCATCAACCGCGGCGTGGAACTCACCGACGAGCTCGCCGACTGCGACCGGTCGCTGGTGCTCTCCCAGGTCGAGTCCGGAGTCGCCGTCCGGATGGCTCTCCTCTACCTTCTCGCCGGAGGTTCCCATGCTGCTCATTAA